A section of the Malus sylvestris chromosome 17, drMalSylv7.2, whole genome shotgun sequence genome encodes:
- the LOC126611176 gene encoding WRKY transcription factor 71-like, which translates to MSNERKNPYQYDPFDYNHHEINKSSFPFFNYGNSSTYQNQPDDPQTLNGFESDHPNPFMSFTDCLHGSLDYNTLSKAFDMSCSSSEVISPPLDHDNNSNKQQAAAGVRDHSVGTTSTTENPSTPNYSSISSSSNEAAGAAGDDQVLDEDSDHKRKKDKQPKLGSDGVHEDKSKKGSKAKKKEKPQREPRFAFLTKSEVDHLEDGYRWRKYGQKAVKNSPYPRSYYRCTTQKCNVKKRVERSFQDPSIVITTYEGQHNHQCPAATLRGNLNLNAVGMLSPNSLLAAASLNGSARYSHEFLAQFFPVNNQVQLPNHFHDHPPSSMLYSNLMNPHSHHHHQQQQQQLHAPDYGLLQDLVHSFSHKQEP; encoded by the exons ATGTCAAATGAGAGGAAAAATCCTTACCAGTACGATCCTTTCGACTATAACCACCATGAGATCAACAAGTCAAGCTTTCCATTCTTCAACTATGGCAATTCCTCCACATACCAAAACCAACCAGATGACCCACAAACCCTAAATGGGTTTGAATCTGATCATCCTAATCCGTTCATGAGCTTCACCGACTGCCTACACGGATCATTGGACTACAACACCCTCTCGAAAGCCTTCGACATGTCGTGTTCTTCATCCGAAGTCATTTCTCCACCGTTGGATCATGATAACAACTCAAACAAGCAGCAGGCGGCAGCAGGTGTACGAGATCACTCAGTGGGGACTACTAGTACCACTGAAAACCCTTCCacaccaaattattcctcaataTCTTCTTCATCTAATGAAGCTGCTGGTGCTGCTGGTGATGATCAAGTTTTAGATGAAGATTCAGATCATaagagaaagaaagataaaCAGCCAAAATTAGGGTCTGATGGAGTTCATGAAGACAAGTCAAAGAAAGG GAGCAaagcaaaaaagaaagagaaaccgCAGAGGGAACCACGTTTTGCCTTTCTGACTAAGAGTGAAGTGGATCACCTTGAAGATGGATACAGATGGAGGAAGTACGGACAGAAGGCAGTCAAGAATAGCCCTTATCCTAg GAGTTATTACAGATGCACTACACAAAAATGCAACGTAAAGAAGCGTGTTGAGAGATCATTCCAAGATCCATCAATCGTGATCACAACATATGAAGGTCAGCACAACCACCAGTGTCCAGCAGCAACACTTCGTGGTAATCTCAATCTCAACGCTGTCGGAATGCTGTCACCTAATTCGCTTTTGGCAGCGGCATCTTTGAACGGATCAGCAAGATATTCACATGAATTCTTAGCTCAATTTTTCCCAGTGAACAACCAGGTGCAATTGCCAAATCATTTCCATGATCATCCACCAAGTTCAATGTTATACTCAAATCTCATGAATCCTCATAGTCATCACCAtcatcagcagcagcagcaacagctACATGCTCCTGACTATGGTTTGTTGCAGGATTTAGTTCACTCGTTTAGTCACAAGCAAGAACCATGA
- the LOC126611174 gene encoding probable receptor-like protein kinase At2g42960: MSSGSSTSLNVELSKKIGFLGLKLWVVIGICVGAFIVLILCFLSIWVSFRRKSRRSVDKFPVTQIPNVSKDINIDKMAAQGTHDHPDNLFHSVHDKASDKNSEKMLVQLGTSKSIDPNNMSQCSSIYHHERALSSQSGEEGSSGTVRKQSSLSCGGLVAASPLVGLPEVSHLGWGHWFTLRDLQFATNRFSAENVLGEGGYGVVYKGRLINGTEVAVKKLLNNLGQAEKEFRVEVEAIGHVRHKNLVRLLGYCIEGVHRMLVYEYVNNGNLEQWLHGAMCQHGTLTWEARMKVILGTAKALSYLHEAIEPKVVHRDIKSSNILIDNEFNAKVSDFGLAKLLGSGESHITTRVMGTFGYVAPEYANTGLLNEKSDIYSFGVLLLEAVTGRDPVDYGRPANEVNLVEWLKLMVGARRAEEVVDPNLEVKPSTRALKRALLVALRCVDHDSENRPKMSQVVRMLEADEYPFREDRRNRKSRTASMDMESMKESSASVDIEKKPGDLESQISETSHG; the protein is encoded by the exons ATGTCATCCGGGAGTTCAACTTCTTTGAATGTGGAATTATCAAAGAAGATAggatttttgggtttgaaactATGGGTTGTAATTGGTATATGTGTTGGTGCatttattgttttgatcctATGTTTCTTATCTATATGGGTTTCATTTCGGAGGAAGTCTCGAAGATCAGTGGACAAGTTCCCAGTCACCCAAATACCGAATGTCTCTAAAGATATCAACATTGATAAGATGGCGGCTCAGGGTACCCATGATCACCCTGATAATTTATTTCATTCAGTACATGATAAAGCAAGTGATAAGAATTCAGAGAAGATGTTAGTTCAATTAGGCACGAGCAAATCGATTGATCCTAATAACATGAGTCAGTGCAGCTCAATTTATCATCATGAGAGGGCACTTAGTTCACAGTCGGGGGAAGAAGGAAGCTCTGGGACTGTGCGAAAGCAGTCGTCATTGTCTTGTGGAGGACTTGTTGCAGCCTCTCCTTTAGTTGGCTTGCCAGAAGTTTCTCATCTTGGGTGGGGTCACTGGTTCACTCTTAGGGATCTGCAATTTGCTACAAATCGTTTTTCTGCAGAAAATGTGCTTGGTGAGGGTGGATATGGAGTTGTTTACAAGGGCAGGCTGATCAATGGAACTGAGGTGGCAGTGAAAAAACTCTTAAATAACTT GGGGCAGGCAGAGAAAGAATTTAGGGTTGAAGTGGAGGCCATTGGTCATGTTCGGCATAAGAATCTTGTGCGGCTCTTGGGTTACTGCATAGAAGGTGTTCACAG GATGCTGGTGTATGAATATGTGAACAATGGAAATCTAGAGCAATGGCTACATGGGGCCATGTGCCAACACGGCACCCTTACTTGGGAAGCTCGCATGAAGGTGATTCTTGGTACTGCTAAGGC GCTTTCTTATCTACATGAAGCTATAGAACCAAAAGTTGTCCACAGAGATATAAAATCAAGCAACATTTTGATTGATAACGAGTTCAATGCCAAGGTTTCTGATTTTGGACTGGCCAAACTCTTGGGTTCAGGAGAAAGTCACATCACGACTAGAGTCATGGGGACTTTTGG TTATGTGGCACCAGAATATGCTAATACTGGCTTGTTAAATGAGAAGAGCGACATCTACAGCTTTGGTGTCCTCCTACTTGAAGCAGTTACGGGAAGGGATCCTGTGGACTATGGCCGACCTGCTAATGAG GTCAATCTGGTTGAGTGGCTAAAGTTGATGGTAGGTGCAAGAAGAGCCGAGGAAGTTGTGGATCCAAACCTTGAAGTTAAACCCAGTACACGTGCCTTAAAACGTGCCCTTTTGGTTGCACTTCGGTGTGTTGATCATGATTCAGAGAACAGGCCCAAAATGAGCCAGGTTGTGCGTATGCTCGAAGCTGATGAATACCCATTTCGTGAG GATCGAAGGAACAGAAAGAGTCGTACAGCCAGCATGGATATGGAATCTATGAAGGAAAGTTCTGCCTCTGTCGACATAGAAAAGAAGCCAGGGGATCTGGAGAGCCAAATATCCGAGACAAGCCATGGATAG